One Undibacter mobilis genomic region harbors:
- a CDS encoding MlaD family protein, which produces METRANYVLIGVFTLAVVAGVFGFIYWFQNIGGTGERLRYRIVFDGSVSGLRTGASVLFNGIRVGEVTGLQLDPSKPKQVVATLSVDKSVTVRADTQIGLEFQGLTGIASVSLIGGNPSAKVVAGVGAGETPPLMVAPPGATQDVTQAARDIMRKVDDFITQNQESFKAALTNIEKFTAALSNNSDKIDKTLSNIERFTAALGSNSDSIDKTLSNIERFTGALGRNSDRIDRIAQGLEGLTGGPDGKGGDINAAARSIKTLADNLDKRTEALTLDIARLAKTGTRTLSTIDKAAKNFDENPSRLIWGGSSSDQKQPRTPAVR; this is translated from the coding sequence ATGGAAACGCGAGCCAATTACGTGCTGATCGGGGTGTTTACCCTGGCCGTGGTCGCCGGCGTGTTCGGCTTCATCTACTGGTTCCAGAACATCGGCGGCACCGGCGAGCGGCTTCGCTATCGCATCGTGTTCGACGGCTCCGTGTCCGGTCTGCGCACCGGCGCCAGTGTGCTGTTCAACGGCATCCGCGTCGGCGAGGTGACCGGGCTGCAGCTCGATCCTTCGAAGCCGAAGCAGGTGGTCGCGACGTTGTCGGTCGACAAATCTGTCACCGTGCGCGCGGACACGCAGATCGGTCTCGAATTCCAGGGTTTGACCGGGATCGCATCGGTCTCCCTGATCGGCGGCAATCCGTCGGCCAAGGTCGTGGCCGGCGTCGGCGCCGGCGAGACGCCGCCCTTGATGGTGGCGCCGCCGGGCGCGACCCAGGATGTGACCCAGGCCGCGCGCGACATCATGCGCAAGGTCGATGATTTTATCACCCAGAACCAGGAATCCTTCAAAGCGGCGCTGACGAATATCGAGAAATTTACGGCGGCCTTGTCCAACAACTCGGACAAGATCGACAAGACGCTGAGCAACATCGAGCGGTTCACCGCCGCGCTCGGCAGCAATTCGGACAGCATCGACAAGACGCTGAGCAATATCGAACGCTTCACCGGTGCGCTGGGCCGCAATTCCGACCGCATCGATCGTATCGCGCAGGGGCTCGAGGGCCTGACCGGCGGGCCTGACGGCAAAGGCGGTGACATCAACGCGGCGGCCCGCTCGATCAAGACTCTGGCGGATAATCTCGACAAGCGCACCGAGGCCTTGACGCTCGACATTGCGCGGCTCGCCAAAACCGGCACGCGCACGCTGTCGACGATCGACAAGGCGGCCAAGAATTTCGACGAGAACCCCAGCCGCCTGATCTGGGGCGGCTCGTCGTCGGATCAGAAGCAGCCGCGCACGCCGGCGGTGCGCTGA
- a CDS encoding Hpt domain-containing protein: MESAAQVDDTVVLDRQHLARMTLGNRSLEHEVLELFDRQAELLLGRMRKSDSDGVYAMAHALKGSAAGIGAAEVARAAELTERATKGSAEECSAAIDRLAGAVDKARAVITELLRQR; the protein is encoded by the coding sequence ATGGAAAGCGCGGCGCAAGTTGACGACACGGTGGTGCTGGATCGCCAGCATCTGGCGCGGATGACGCTGGGCAATCGCAGCCTCGAGCACGAAGTGCTCGAACTGTTCGACCGCCAGGCGGAACTTCTGCTCGGCCGGATGCGCAAGAGCGACAGCGACGGCGTTTATGCGATGGCCCATGCGCTCAAGGGCTCGGCCGCCGGTATCGGCGCTGCTGAAGTCGCCCGCGCCGCGGAGCTGACCGAGCGCGCCACCAAGGGTTCGGCTGAAGAGTGTTCGGCGGCGATCGACAGGCTGGCCGGCGCGGTGGACAAGGCCCGCGCCGTCATTACCGAGCTGCTCCGGCAGCGCTGA
- a CDS encoding 2Fe-2S iron-sulfur cluster-binding protein has translation MAKITFIDFSGTARTVDAESGSTVMEAAIRNNIPGIEAECGGACACATCHVYVEEDWRAKTGEPSPMEEDMLDFGYDVRPNSRLSCQIKVSDDLDGLVVRTPEKQA, from the coding sequence ATGGCCAAGATTACGTTTATTGATTTTTCCGGCACCGCGCGCACCGTCGATGCCGAAAGCGGCTCGACCGTGATGGAAGCGGCGATCCGCAACAACATTCCCGGTATCGAGGCCGAGTGCGGCGGCGCCTGCGCCTGCGCCACCTGCCACGTCTATGTCGAGGAAGACTGGCGGGCGAAGACCGGCGAGCCGTCGCCGATGGAAGAGGACATGCTCGACTTCGGTTACGACGTGCGGCCGAACTCGCGGCTGTCGTGCCAGATCAAGGTGAGCGACGATCTCGACGGGCTCGTCGTGCGCACGCCGGAGAAGCAGGCTTAG
- a CDS encoding alpha/beta hydrolase family protein, with amino-acid sequence MRALALVSVWLALLAAPAAAQDYIREDLRLPMAEAGPKGLETLFVRPAEPGRYPLVIISHGAPRKAEDRPNMTPGSVYLLALEFTRRGFAVAVVMRRGYGASGGSLAEGSGPCDNPDYVRSGRTAAQDIKAAIVALGKRSDVDAARVIAVGQSAGGLGTVALAADPPPGLIAAINFAGGRGSRADFDVCTENRLVDAFGVFGKTSRLPMLWVYTANDHFFEPKLAEKFHDAFKADGGRVQFIRAPAFGKDGHSLFSISGIPRWTAYVDNFLADNNLTQRAAPAPLPPLPALAPPSQLNARGRESFDRYRLALGSKAFAVSSDGYFGWQSGRRSMDDARRGALKLCEDEKRKCDIVFVDNAPAP; translated from the coding sequence ATGCGCGCGCTCGCCTTGGTTTCGGTATGGCTGGCTTTACTGGCGGCGCCAGCCGCCGCGCAGGATTACATCCGTGAAGATCTGCGCCTGCCGATGGCCGAGGCCGGACCGAAGGGCCTCGAAACGCTGTTCGTCCGGCCCGCCGAGCCGGGACGTTATCCGCTGGTGATCATCAGCCACGGCGCGCCGCGCAAGGCGGAGGATCGGCCGAACATGACTCCGGGAAGCGTCTATCTTCTTGCCCTTGAGTTCACGCGGCGCGGTTTTGCGGTCGCCGTCGTCATGCGCCGCGGTTACGGTGCGTCGGGCGGCAGCCTCGCCGAAGGCTCGGGACCTTGCGACAATCCCGATTACGTCAGGTCCGGTCGCACTGCCGCACAGGATATCAAGGCCGCGATTGTCGCGCTCGGCAAACGATCCGATGTCGATGCGGCGCGCGTTATCGCGGTCGGTCAGTCGGCCGGCGGCCTTGGCACGGTGGCGCTCGCCGCCGATCCGCCGCCAGGTCTCATTGCGGCAATCAACTTCGCCGGCGGCCGCGGCTCGCGCGCCGATTTCGATGTCTGCACCGAAAATCGTCTGGTCGATGCGTTTGGCGTTTTCGGCAAGACGTCGCGTCTGCCCATGCTGTGGGTCTACACCGCGAACGATCATTTCTTCGAGCCGAAACTGGCCGAGAAATTCCATGACGCGTTCAAAGCGGACGGCGGCCGCGTTCAGTTCATCCGCGCACCGGCCTTCGGCAAGGACGGCCACAGCCTGTTTTCGATATCAGGCATTCCGCGATGGACCGCTTACGTCGACAATTTCCTCGCCGACAACAATCTGACCCAGCGCGCTGCACCCGCGCCGCTGCCGCCGCTGCCGGCCTTGGCGCCGCCGTCGCAACTCAACGCACGCGGCCGCGAGTCCTTTGATCGCTATCGGTTGGCGCTGGGGTCCAAAGCCTTCGCGGTATCGAGCGACGGCTATTTCGGCTGGCAGTCCGGCCGCCGCAGCATGGACGATGCGCGGCGCGGCGCGCTGAAACTCTGCGAGGACGAAAAGAGAAAATGCGACATCGTCTTCGTCGACAATGCGCCGGCGCCGTAA
- a CDS encoding GNAT family N-acetyltransferase — MLSVLFLEDVALVADAASSIGPALAGRLRSWTATANAAGATVFQGAEAIDQVADDWQALENAGGSATPFQSLAMARAAAEIHLKAGEIPRVAVVRHGGRPVVILPTVIGTRFGVKVARFLGDPLIQYGDALCEPGTAKRHIEAAFHAAADPSAIDALHLRKVRGDARIAPVLRQHAIAFNGDEAPFLDIAGPQAHEEPRQVRRARRKLSALGPLRLTVTQGAAARDHLREALTLKRRWLEARRLPSSVVGCEHWESAIDRLADHDGDMQLNLAVLHVSDRPAAYEVAFTAGDRWYAFIGAVADEFARHSPGRVQVADTIAWCRDNGFARYDLLAPADDVKRSYCRDAAPVSDYSHAVRPAGHALTAALRLTPVAKAVLVRLPAPLRRLALSVAGR; from the coding sequence ATGCTGAGCGTTCTGTTCCTCGAAGATGTGGCCCTCGTTGCCGACGCCGCCTCCAGCATCGGTCCGGCGCTGGCCGGCCGCCTGCGCAGCTGGACGGCCACGGCCAATGCGGCCGGCGCCACCGTATTTCAGGGCGCCGAGGCGATCGACCAGGTGGCCGACGACTGGCAGGCGCTGGAAAATGCCGGCGGTTCGGCAACGCCGTTCCAGTCGCTGGCGATGGCCCGCGCCGCGGCCGAGATACATCTCAAGGCCGGTGAAATCCCCCGTGTCGCCGTCGTGCGCCATGGCGGCCGCCCGGTCGTCATTTTGCCGACCGTCATCGGCACCCGCTTCGGCGTGAAGGTCGCGCGCTTTCTCGGTGACCCGCTGATCCAGTACGGCGACGCGTTGTGCGAGCCCGGCACCGCAAAGCGTCACATCGAGGCCGCGTTCCACGCCGCCGCCGACCCGAGCGCCATCGACGCGCTGCATCTGCGCAAGGTGCGCGGCGATGCCCGCATCGCACCCGTGCTGCGCCAGCACGCGATCGCTTTCAACGGTGACGAAGCGCCGTTTCTCGATATCGCCGGCCCTCAGGCCCATGAAGAACCTCGTCAGGTGCGACGCGCCCGCCGCAAGCTCTCCGCGCTCGGGCCACTGCGGCTGACGGTGACGCAAGGCGCCGCCGCGCGCGATCATCTGCGCGAGGCGCTGACGCTGAAGCGGCGCTGGCTTGAGGCGCGCCGTCTGCCGAGCAGTGTGGTCGGCTGCGAGCACTGGGAAAGCGCGATCGACCGCCTCGCCGATCATGACGGCGATATGCAGCTCAACCTCGCCGTGCTGCATGTTTCAGACCGCCCGGCAGCTTACGAGGTGGCTTTCACGGCCGGCGACCGCTGGTATGCCTTCATCGGCGCCGTTGCTGACGAGTTCGCCCGCCACAGTCCGGGCCGGGTCCAGGTCGCCGACACCATCGCCTGGTGCCGTGACAATGGCTTTGCCCGTTACGACCTTCTCGCGCCGGCCGACGACGTCAAGCGCAGCTATTGCCGCGACGCCGCGCCCGTTTCCGACTACAGCCACGCCGTGCGCCCGGCCGGCCATGCGCTGACGGCGGCGCTCCGGCTGACCCCGGTTGCCAAGGCCGTGTTGGTTCGCCTGCCGGCCCCGCTGCGCAGGCTCGCGCTGTCGGTTGCCGGCCGCTGA
- a CDS encoding vWA domain-containing protein — MFVNFFHDLKAAGIPVTLREYLTLMEAMDADLASRRVEDFYYLARAALVKDERNLDKFDRVFGQTFKGLEFMGEAGIEANIPEEWLKKLADKFLTEEEKAQIKALGGLDKLMETLKQRLAEQKGRHQGGSKWIGTGGTSPFGNGGYNPEGIRIGGESTHRRAVKVWDKREFKDLDDNVELGTRNIKVALRRLRKFARTGVAEELDLDGTIQGTAHKGYLDIHMRPERHNAVKVLLFFDIGGSMDWHIKATEELFSAARTEFKHMEHFYFHNCLYEKVWKENRRRFQDTTPTFDVLHTYPHDYKAIFVGDASMSPYEIAAVGGSVEHNNDEAGAVWIDRVLRNYPSAVWLNPVPEREWDFTHSIGMIRQLMGGRMYPLTLDGLDRAMRELVR; from the coding sequence ATGTTCGTCAATTTCTTTCACGATCTCAAGGCGGCCGGCATTCCCGTTACGCTGCGCGAGTATCTGACGCTGATGGAGGCGATGGACGCCGACCTCGCCTCGCGCCGCGTCGAGGATTTCTATTATCTCGCCCGCGCCGCGCTGGTGAAGGACGAGCGCAACCTCGACAAATTCGACCGCGTGTTCGGCCAGACTTTCAAGGGCCTCGAATTCATGGGCGAGGCGGGGATCGAGGCGAACATTCCCGAGGAATGGCTGAAGAAGCTCGCCGACAAATTCCTCACCGAGGAAGAGAAGGCGCAGATCAAAGCGCTCGGCGGCCTCGACAAGCTGATGGAGACGCTGAAGCAGCGCCTCGCCGAGCAGAAGGGCCGGCACCAGGGCGGCTCGAAATGGATCGGCACCGGCGGCACGTCGCCGTTCGGCAATGGCGGTTACAATCCCGAAGGCATCCGCATCGGCGGCGAGTCAACGCATCGCCGCGCCGTGAAGGTCTGGGACAAGCGCGAGTTCAAGGACCTCGACGACAATGTCGAACTCGGCACCCGCAACATCAAGGTGGCGCTGCGCAGGCTGCGCAAGTTCGCGCGTACCGGCGTGGCCGAGGAGCTCGATCTCGACGGCACCATCCAGGGCACCGCGCACAAGGGCTATCTCGACATCCACATGCGGCCCGAGCGGCACAATGCGGTGAAGGTGCTGCTGTTCTTCGACATCGGCGGCTCGATGGACTGGCACATCAAGGCGACCGAAGAACTGTTCTCGGCGGCGCGCACCGAGTTCAAGCACATGGAGCATTTCTACTTCCACAATTGTCTCTATGAGAAAGTGTGGAAGGAGAATCGCCGCCGCTTCCAGGACACGACGCCGACCTTCGACGTGCTGCACACCTATCCGCACGACTACAAGGCCATCTTCGTCGGTGACGCATCGATGTCGCCTTACGAGATCGCGGCGGTGGGCGGCTCGGTCGAACACAACAACGACGAGGCGGGCGCGGTGTGGATCGACCGCGTGCTGCGCAATTATCCCTCCGCGGTGTGGCTCAACCCGGTACCCGAGCGCGAATGGGACTTCACGCATTCGATCGGCATGATCCGTCAGCTCATGGGCGGGCGGATGTATCCGCTGACTTTGGACGGGCTCGACCGCGCGATGCGGGAGCTGGTGAGGTGA
- the hemN gene encoding oxygen-independent coproporphyrinogen III oxidase: MGSAAEIRLLNGALALAERNVPRYTSYPSAPHFSAAVGPADYRTWLDALPRGARLSLYIHVPFCTELCFYCGCNTRAVRRPEPVDAYAEDLIAELKLLGALNGARLTHLHWGGGTPSILGPQWLETIAAQIASQFDLSALHEHAIELDPRRIDHAVVATLKTIGVNRASLGMQDASEHVQHAIGRVQPFEQVAHAAELLREAGIANLNLDLMYGLPKQSAADVARSAELACSLEPQRLALFGYAHVPWFKTHQRLIDAATLPGAAERLEQARVAAEVFASFGYEAVGLDHFALPEDELFIAASEGRLRRNFQGYTTDDADALIGVGASSIGKLPQGFVQNAPDTAGYARSIKRGTFATVKGLALSDDDILRASIIERLMCDLALDLDRFGGAAGFENEMTALADLASQGLVTMNGARIAVTEAGRPFIRIVAAVFDTYLAAAQKRHSIAV; this comes from the coding sequence ATGGGTTCCGCGGCAGAAATTCGTCTCCTGAACGGCGCGCTGGCGCTCGCCGAGCGCAACGTGCCCCGTTACACCTCCTACCCTTCGGCACCGCACTTTTCCGCCGCTGTCGGCCCCGCCGACTACCGCACCTGGCTGGACGCGCTGCCGCGCGGCGCGCGCCTGTCGCTTTATATCCATGTGCCGTTCTGCACCGAGCTGTGTTTCTACTGCGGCTGCAACACCCGCGCGGTGCGCCGCCCCGAGCCGGTTGACGCCTACGCCGAAGACCTGATCGCCGAACTCAAACTGCTCGGCGCGCTGAACGGCGCGCGGCTGACGCATCTGCATTGGGGCGGCGGCACGCCGTCGATCCTCGGCCCGCAGTGGCTCGAAACCATCGCCGCGCAGATCGCGTCGCAATTCGACCTCTCGGCACTGCATGAGCACGCCATCGAACTCGACCCGCGCCGCATCGATCATGCCGTCGTCGCCACCTTGAAGACGATCGGCGTCAACCGCGCCAGCCTCGGCATGCAAGACGCCTCGGAGCATGTGCAGCACGCCATCGGCCGTGTGCAGCCCTTCGAGCAGGTGGCGCATGCGGCCGAGCTTCTGCGCGAGGCCGGCATTGCAAACCTCAATCTCGATTTGATGTACGGCCTGCCGAAGCAAAGCGCCGCCGACGTGGCGCGCAGCGCCGAGCTCGCCTGCTCGCTGGAGCCGCAGCGCCTCGCGCTGTTCGGTTACGCCCATGTGCCGTGGTTCAAGACGCACCAACGGCTGATCGATGCTGCGACCTTGCCGGGCGCGGCCGAGCGTCTCGAACAGGCGCGCGTTGCCGCCGAGGTGTTCGCCAGCTTCGGTTACGAGGCGGTCGGCCTCGACCACTTCGCCTTGCCCGAGGACGAACTGTTCATCGCCGCGAGCGAAGGCCGGTTGCGCCGCAATTTCCAAGGCTACACCACCGACGATGCCGATGCGTTGATCGGCGTGGGCGCCTCGTCGATCGGCAAGCTGCCGCAGGGCTTTGTGCAGAACGCGCCCGACACCGCCGGCTATGCCCGCAGCATCAAGCGCGGCACGTTCGCCACCGTGAAGGGCCTGGCGCTGAGCGACGACGACATCTTGCGCGCCAGCATTATCGAAAGGCTGATGTGCGATCTGGCCCTCGACCTCGACCGTTTCGGCGGCGCGGCCGGCTTTGAAAACGAGATGACCGCGCTCGCCGATCTGGCGTCGCAGGGCCTTGTCACGATGAACGGCGCGCGCATCGCGGTGACCGAGGCCGGACGGCCGTTCATCCGCATCGTTGCCGCGGTGTTCGACACCTATCTGGCCGCCGCCCAGAAGCGCCATTCCATCGCGGTGTGA
- a CDS encoding ChaB family protein, protein MPYRTNHELPPSVRTHLPAHGQDIYREAFNHAYGAHAGEADRERRAHMIAWAAVKRSYAKDGELWVPRQKFVS, encoded by the coding sequence ATGCCTTACCGCACCAACCATGAATTGCCGCCTTCTGTCCGGACGCACTTGCCGGCTCATGGGCAGGACATCTACCGGGAAGCGTTCAACCACGCTTACGGTGCGCATGCTGGTGAAGCCGATCGTGAACGTCGCGCGCACATGATTGCCTGGGCCGCCGTCAAGCGAAGCTATGCGAAGGACGGAGAGCTATGGGTTCCGCGGCAGAAATTCGTCTCCTGA
- a CDS encoding class I SAM-dependent methyltransferase has protein sequence MSKTLVQEQFGKTAAHYLTSKPHALGKSLERLVTLTSPQKDWRVLDIATGGGHVAYTFAPHVARVWATDITQEMLDMVKLEAAKRGLGNLRTTYAKAEALPFDDASFDLVTCRIAPHHFDSIPDFLAEAHRVLKAGGTLAIVDNVVPEGAVGDYINAFERFRDPSHLRAWAMAEWRVAIKQAGFDLLHEEQIYKTMEFKSWSQRYDATMQRLLRAMLTETTPAVKATLEPTGDGDAFTFRLCEGLFIAKKS, from the coding sequence ATGAGCAAGACCCTGGTTCAGGAACAGTTCGGCAAGACCGCAGCCCATTACCTGACGTCCAAGCCGCACGCGCTCGGCAAGAGCCTGGAGCGCCTTGTCACCCTCACCTCGCCGCAAAAGGATTGGCGCGTCCTCGATATCGCCACCGGCGGCGGTCACGTCGCCTACACCTTCGCGCCGCATGTCGCGCGCGTCTGGGCTACCGACATCACCCAGGAAATGCTGGACATGGTCAAGCTCGAGGCCGCCAAACGCGGCCTCGGCAATCTGCGCACGACCTACGCCAAGGCCGAAGCCCTGCCCTTCGACGATGCCAGCTTCGACCTCGTCACTTGCCGCATCGCGCCGCATCACTTCGACTCCATTCCCGACTTCCTCGCCGAAGCGCACCGCGTGCTGAAAGCCGGCGGCACGCTTGCGATCGTGGACAATGTCGTGCCGGAAGGGGCGGTCGGCGATTACATCAATGCCTTCGAACGCTTCCGCGACCCGAGCCATCTGCGCGCCTGGGCCATGGCCGAATGGCGTGTCGCCATCAAGCAGGCCGGTTTCGACCTCCTCCATGAGGAGCAGATCTACAAGACCATGGAATTCAAATCGTGGTCGCAGCGTTACGATGCGACGATGCAGCGTTTGCTGCGCGCCATGCTGACCGAGACGACGCCGGCGGTGAAAGCAACGCTTGAGCCCACCGGCGACGGCGACGCCTTCACGTTCCGCCTGTGCGAGGGTCTTTTCATCGCGAAAAAGAGCTGA
- a CDS encoding PRC-barrel domain-containing protein — translation MMKRTLTAAALATVLAAPAFAQSAPTATTSPAPTASSTMNATSGGFVASQPSTDWRGSKLIGASVYGPDNASIGEINDVIIGSDGKINAVVVGVGGFLGVGQKDVALPFESVSVTRKPDSASIDKITVSYTKDQLKNAPTFAYYEPASRATTGSGATGSGSGAMPATKPATPKQ, via the coding sequence ATGATGAAACGCACCCTGACCGCCGCTGCGCTGGCCACTGTCCTCGCAGCCCCCGCTTTCGCTCAGTCCGCTCCGACTGCCACCACGTCGCCCGCTCCGACTGCATCGTCGACGATGAACGCCACCTCCGGCGGCTTCGTCGCATCGCAGCCGTCCACCGACTGGCGCGGTTCGAAATTGATCGGCGCTTCGGTCTACGGTCCGGATAACGCCTCGATCGGCGAAATCAACGACGTCATTATCGGCAGCGACGGCAAGATCAACGCCGTAGTCGTCGGCGTCGGTGGCTTCCTCGGCGTTGGCCAGAAGGACGTCGCCCTCCCGTTCGAAAGCGTTTCCGTGACGCGCAAGCCGGACTCGGCGTCGATCGACAAGATCACCGTGAGCTACACCAAGGATCAGCTCAAGAACGCGCCGACCTTTGCTTATTACGAACCGGCCTCCCGCGCGACCACCGGTTCGGGCGCCACGGGCTCTGGTTCGGGCGCGATGCCCGCCACCAAGCCGGCCACGCCGAAGCAGTAA
- a CDS encoding D-alanine--D-alanine ligase family protein: protein MAQKIRVAVLYGGKSGEHEVSLQSAASVIRHLDRGRFDVVPVSIDKTGLWQLNDLNTIEQTAGSALPIRRNAPEVRLAAQPDGRGALLPVDGAIPGVRDIDVFFPVMHGPLCEDGAIQGLFDLTDVAYVGSGVLASAVSMDKDVAKRLALQAGLPIAPYVTLKRRDYESDPADCIEAARAKLSLPVFVKPCNMGSSVGVHKVKSWDQLKAALDDAFRYDLKILIEQGIDAREVEVAVLEDEPLFVSVASEINPDPRHEFYSYEAKYLDKDGAAVDLPARIDDVAMARVRVLAAQAFAVLECSGLARVDFFLDRKSGEFYFNEINTLPGFTSISMYPKMMEASGVPYPELLTRLINLALDRHRQRHSLLRDYAP from the coding sequence ATGGCTCAGAAGATTCGCGTAGCAGTCCTGTACGGCGGCAAATCCGGCGAACACGAAGTGTCGCTGCAATCGGCCGCATCCGTGATCCGGCATCTCGACCGCGGGCGTTTCGACGTCGTGCCGGTCAGTATCGACAAGACCGGACTGTGGCAACTGAACGATCTGAACACGATCGAGCAGACGGCAGGCAGCGCGCTGCCGATCAGGCGCAATGCACCGGAGGTGCGTCTCGCAGCCCAGCCCGACGGCCGCGGCGCCCTCTTGCCCGTCGATGGCGCCATACCGGGCGTTCGCGACATCGACGTGTTCTTTCCCGTCATGCATGGCCCGCTCTGCGAGGACGGCGCCATCCAGGGCCTGTTCGATCTCACTGACGTCGCCTATGTCGGTTCCGGCGTGCTGGCCTCCGCGGTCAGCATGGACAAGGACGTCGCCAAGCGGCTGGCGCTTCAGGCGGGCCTGCCGATCGCGCCCTATGTGACACTGAAGCGCCGCGACTACGAAAGCGATCCGGCGGATTGCATCGAAGCGGCGCGCGCGAAACTGTCGCTGCCTGTCTTCGTGAAGCCCTGCAACATGGGTTCGAGCGTCGGCGTTCATAAGGTCAAGAGCTGGGACCAGCTCAAGGCCGCGCTTGATGATGCCTTTCGCTACGATCTGAAGATTCTGATCGAACAAGGCATCGATGCGCGTGAAGTCGAGGTTGCCGTGCTCGAGGACGAGCCGCTGTTCGTCAGCGTGGCCAGCGAGATCAATCCGGACCCGCGCCACGAATTCTATTCGTATGAAGCAAAATATCTCGACAAGGATGGCGCTGCGGTCGATCTGCCGGCGCGGATCGACGATGTCGCCATGGCGCGGGTTCGCGTGCTGGCGGCGCAGGCCTTCGCGGTGCTCGAATGCAGCGGGCTCGCCCGGGTCGACTTTTTCCTCGACCGCAAGAGCGGTGAATTCTACTTCAACGAGATCAACACCCTGCCCGGCTTCACCTCGATCAGCATGTACCCGAAGATGATGGAAGCCTCGGGAGTTCCCTATCCCGAGCTGCTGACCCGGCTGATCAATCTGGCGCTCGACCGGCACCGGCAACGCCATTCTTTGTTGCGGGACTATGCGCCTTGA
- a CDS encoding SixA phosphatase family protein → MRRLLILRHAKTEPGEIGKDDRNRALVDRGRRDAGQIGAYMTSHALGPDRVVLSPARRVQETWKHLTETLRPAPGATTDERVYEATIHDIFGIVGETPESVRTMMVVGHNPSLHEAALTLIASGDIEARERLRENLPTAGLIVIDFAFDNWRKLHPQSGRLERFITPKSIEAATN, encoded by the coding sequence ATGCGGCGTCTCCTCATCCTCCGCCACGCCAAGACCGAACCGGGCGAAATCGGCAAGGACGACCGCAACCGCGCCCTTGTCGATCGCGGGCGGCGCGACGCCGGCCAGATCGGGGCCTACATGACGAGCCACGCGCTCGGCCCGGACCGCGTCGTGCTGTCGCCGGCCCGCCGCGTTCAGGAAACCTGGAAGCACCTGACCGAGACGCTGCGGCCGGCGCCCGGCGCGACCACCGACGAGCGCGTCTATGAAGCCACGATCCATGACATCTTTGGGATCGTCGGCGAAACACCGGAGTCCGTCCGGACGATGATGGTGGTCGGACATAACCCGTCGCTGCATGAGGCGGCGCTGACGCTGATCGCCTCAGGCGACATCGAGGCGCGCGAGCGGTTGCGCGAGAACTTGCCGACCGCCGGCCTCATCGTCATCGACTTCGCTTTCGACAACTGGCGCAAGCTGCATCCGCAGTCCGGCCGGCTCGAACGGTTCATCACGCCGAAGTCGATCGAAGCCGCAACCAACTGA